The genomic window TTGGCTCGTGGGATGTGAGCAATGTAGAAGATATGCGTTTTATGTTTCATTGTGCCATTAGATTCAATCAACCTTTAGAATCTTGGAATGTCTCAAAGGTAAAAGATATGTGGGGAATGTTTGAAGGTGCCAGTCAGTTTAATCAGCCCTTAGAAAAATGGGATGTGAGCAATGTAGAATATGCAGCCAATATGTTTGCCCACGCTAAAAAATTCAATCAACCCTTAGATAAATGGAATTTATGCAAGGCAAAAAAAATATATCAGATGTTTTGGAACGCTAAAAAATTTAATCAAAATCTAGATTCGTGGGGAGACAAATTGCCAGAGGGATGTAAGATAGGCTATTGGTTCAAATTTGTTGCTTTTTCGCCTATTGATGGTGAAGATAAGAAACCAAAATGGTTTGTTACCACAGAAGATGGCTTACTCAAAAAAAATTAGTGGCACACATCAGCCAAGATAGAAAAAGATTTTTGGTATCTCACCAGAGATAAAAACCTTGATAAATGGCAGGTGAAAAGTGATTGCCGTGGTGTAGAGGGTATGTTTGAGGGAACGCCTTTAGAAGAGAATCCGCCCAAGTGGTATAAGAAAATAGCAGATAAGAACTAAGTATAATCCCTTTGCAAAAAGTGGGTTTAGCCCATCAAAGGAAAAATACGCGTTTTATTATGGCAAATGATATGAGAATCTGCCAATGTCATTTACTCCTAATCTTTAGAATCTTGGCAGGTATCAAAAATTGCAAACACAGCTTGTATGTTTGATAATGCTTTAAGCCTTAAAACACTCCCGAGTTGGTATTGAAGACAAATGATAAAAATTTCATAGCAAATAAAGCAGAATCAACAAAGGTTTGAGAATTTTGTATTCTCAAACTTTACAGCTCTGTTTTTAATACTGCGCCATTTGCCGCGTTGCTTACAAGCAAAGAGTATCTTTTAAGCCATTTGCTTTTTATCTCTTTTTTTATAGGTTTCCATTTGGTGCGGCGAGATTCTATAATCTTAGAATCTACAAGCAATTCTAAAGTGCCTTTTGAAACCGAAATCGCGATTTTGTCTCCGTCCTCAATGAGTGCGATTAATCCTCCTTCCGCTGCTTCTGGGCTTATATGCCCGATACAGCCTCCCCTTGTCGCCCCGCTAAAGCGTCCATCGGTGATAAGCGCGACAGATTCACCTAGTCCCATTCCCATAATGGGGCTTTTAGCCCGCTTTGATAATGTCGCTTCGCATAGGATTCCTTTATGTTTGATGCCATTACTCGCTAAAGAGAAAGGTTGCAATATTTTTTCCTGTGAAAAATTCCACACTCACCGCTACAAGTATCATAATAGTAATAAGTGGCGCAATGTAGCGCATAATGATATACCAAAGAGTAAAAGTGAGTTTATTAAAAAAATGCGCGGTATATGCTTGTAATTGATTTTTTGGCACAGCCCAACCAATAAAAATAACTGCTAAAAGTCCCCCAAGTGTCATAATTACATTTGCAGAGAGAAATTCAACGCTATCCATAAGTGTTTTGCCACCAATAGTAAGATAATCCGCCATAGGCGTGCAAATGGAGCAAATGATAAGCATACCAAGTGCGCTAATTGCTCCAGCAATGCTCCAAGTCGCCTTTGCTCTGCTCCAATGGTAAGTTTCGCATACATACATAACGGCGGGTTCAAGGAGTGAAATCGCAGAGGTAATGCCTGCAAAACTAAAGGCAATGAGGAATAAAAATGCGATGACATTGCCCCATATACCAAGATGAGAGAGCATAACAGGTAAAGTTATAAAGATAAGTCCAGCATCCCCTCCTACTTCACCATTATATTCATATACAAATGTAAAAATCATAAGTCCAGCCATAATAGCGATTAAAATTCCAGATAGCACTACCCAAAGTGCGCTTTTAAGGAGATTTTGATTGCTTTGTGAGGAAGCGGCATAAGTGATGATGATACCTACCCCGAGTGAAAGCGAGAAAAACACCTGCCCTAGAGAATCAATAAATACATTAAGCGTGAGGGCTTTTTTTGCTTCATTTATATCAAAGCTCAACATAAAATGTAATGCTTTGCTAAAAGAATCCATACTCATAGCATAGAGCAATAAGCCAAAAAATATAATGAAAAGAAGCGGTGTGAGGATAAGATTCAAAGCTTCAATACCTTTTTTAACACCGCGAGAGATAACTAATGCAGTGATTCCCATTACAAAAAGCAAACCAAGCGTTTGGGGCACAAAACCATTTGTATAGAGAGTATTAAAAATTGTTTGTGAATCTTGCATATTTTCAGGGAGATTAAAACTCACCATAAAGAGATAGTAAAACACCCAGCCTAGCACGATAGCATAAAAGGATAGGATAATAGGACCACCAATAAGCGTAAAACCAGCTAAACGCCATTTTTTACTTGAGCTCACATCAAGATTTTCATAGCTTTTGACAGCATTAGCGCCCCCCCCCCCCCTGTTCCCAATAAGCATTTCGCCAATAAGCATTGCAATGCCAAGTGAGAGTGCCAAAACCAAATACAAAAGCACGAATGCACCGCCGCCATTTGTCCCTGCCACATAAGGAAAACGCCAAATATGCCCTAAGCCGATAGAGCTTCCAAGTGCGGCGAGAATAAAACCAATTTTGCTAAAATTATTCATTAGTAGCCTTTGTTGTTGTATGTGAGTCAATGTTATCCGCATTCTACTTGTTTTTTTGTTAAATATGGTTGAATGGGGGGTTTAAAATCAGCGATAGATAATAAATTGCCGCATACCAAAATTAAATACAAAAGCTATACCTGTGGCTAGAATCTTGCTTATTATTTCATAGAATCCAAGCCATTGCACGCATACATAAAGCACAGCTAGATTAATGACTAAGCCCCCAAAACTAACAGGTATATAAGAGAGCTTTCTTTAAGCAATGAGTGAGGGGAGTGATGAAAAATAAATTTTTTTGCAAAAAGAAAATTCCATAGGGTAGCGATGACAAAACTTATCGCTCCTGCGAAAAGATAATATATGCCAAAATAATAAAAGCACAGAAAAAATATCAACCAATTTTAGCATTCGTTTATGAATCTGCCTTAAAGTGCGTTTGAGGGCAGAATATGCCAAAACTATTTTTTGATATAATCAAGCATAAAAAGTGCGCAATTACCAAAATAAAGGAGGGCAAAATGAAAAGATTATTGTTTATGGTGATGTTTGTAATAACGAGTGTATTTATATGGATTGGCTGCGAGGATTCTCAAAAACAAAGTATTAAGTATCACCCAAAAGATAGAGCGGAGCTTGTCAAACTTATCAATGATGAAAATGTGAATCTAAGTGAAATTGATACAAGTGCTATTACTGATATGAGCTATCTTTTTGCTCGTTTTAGCACAGAACAATGTTATGACGTATTTGCAGAGTTTTTTAAACATATAGAATCTTTTGTGATTGTCGCTACTATGGAAAAAGCTGCACAAAAAGGGGATAAGTGGATTCCCACAGAAGCGGATAAGCAGACTATCAAAGATAATCTTATAGTGCAATGGGAGACAGAGAGGGAGAAGTGCATTCATAATGCGAGAGAAAGAGTAGATTTTAGCGGGATAGAATCGTGGAATGTAGCTAATGTCAAAGATATGAGCTATATGTTTGGTGGTGTAGAGAACTTTAATGAGCCTTTAGGCAAGTGGAATGTGAGCAGAGTGCAAAATATGCGCGGTATGTTTGGTAAAACTGCATTTAATCAAAATATACAATCGTGGAATACTGCAAGTGTGGAAAGTATGAACGCGATGTTTGCTAGAAGCACGTTTAATCAGCCACTTAATAGCTGGAATGTGAGTAAAGTTAAGGATATGTCTTTAATGTTTTTTGAAACATCACATTTCAATCAACCTTTGAATGATTGGGATATTTCGCAAGTAGAGGATATGAATTTTATGTTTCAAAAGGCTAAGAGCTTTAGTCAAAACCTTGAGAGTTGGGGCGAGAGGCTTAATCCTCAAGTGCGAACATATTTGATGTTTGAAGATTCATTTTTGCAATCAAACCCACCCAAATGGTATAAGGAGGATTAAATGAAAACATATCAATTCTTATGCGCTCTAGCGACATTAGGTGCATTATTGTGGAGTGGCTGTGAGGATAAATATCGCCCACAAAATGA from Helicobacter typhlonius includes these protein-coding regions:
- a CDS encoding sodium-dependent transporter; the protein is MNNFSKIGFILAALGSSIGLGHIWRFPYVAGTNGGGAFVLLYLVLALSLGIAMLIGEMLIGNRGGGGANAVKSYENLDVSSSKKWRLAGFTLIGGPIILSFYAIVLGWVFYYLFMVSFNLPENMQDSQTIFNTLYTNGFVPQTLGLLFVMGITALVISRGVKKGIEALNLILTPLLFIIFFGLLLYAMSMDSFSKALHFMLSFDINEAKKALTLNVFIDSLGQVFFSLSLGVGIIITYAASSQSNQNLLKSALWVVLSGILIAIMAGLMIFTFVYEYNGEVGGDAGLIFITLPVMLSHLGIWGNVIAFLFLIAFSFAGITSAISLLEPAVMYVCETYHWSRAKATWSIAGAISALGMLIICSICTPMADYLTIGGKTLMDSVEFLSANVIMTLGGLLAVIFIGWAVPKNQLQAYTAHFFNKLTFTLWYIIMRYIAPLITIMILVAVSVEFFTGKNIATFLFSE
- a CDS encoding BspA family leucine-rich repeat surface protein translates to MKRLLFMVMFVITSVFIWIGCEDSQKQSIKYHPKDRAELVKLINDENVNLSEIDTSAITDMSYLFARFSTEQCYDVFAEFFKHIESFVIVATMEKAAQKGDKWIPTEADKQTIKDNLIVQWETEREKCIHNARERVDFSGIESWNVANVKDMSYMFGGVENFNEPLGKWNVSRVQNMRGMFGKTAFNQNIQSWNTASVESMNAMFARSTFNQPLNSWNVSKVKDMSLMFFETSHFNQPLNDWDISQVEDMNFMFQKAKSFSQNLESWGERLNPQVRTYLMFEDSFLQSNPPKWYKED